The following are encoded in a window of Patescibacteria group bacterium genomic DNA:
- the guaA gene encoding glutamine-hydrolyzing GMP synthase: protein MLQTLPTKDIIYVLDFGSQYSHLITKRIREAGVLAELVSPDFPIDKLAQSKGIILSGGPQNLSDKSALRVNKKIFDLGVPILGICYGMQLTAFMLGGTVKAGKKREYGPAQITINKPSKIFIGLKKIQDTWMSHGDSVIKLPKGFMKIASSNNCLIASMADEKRKIYGLQFHPEVLHTTNGHMIIINFIEITGVKRSWLMEDFIKESIKNIRKQIGNDRAVCGLSGGVDSAVAATIVHRAIGRNLTCVYVDTGLMREGETRELKKVFKTYMKMNLRIVYAEKEFLEKLKGVTDPEKKRKVIGELFIRIFEREAKKLFKTRWLVQGTLYTDAVSSGVSSGGKHTAVIKSHHNVGGLPEKIGFKLIEPLRDLYKYEVRKIGDKLGLPKKIVYRTPFPGPGLAIRIIGEVTKEKLKILRQADAIVCGEIEKSGENSTQHFAVLPTIRSVGVQGDARSYGYPIIVRSFTTNDFLTAQWAFLSYKLLAKISTRITNEVKGINRVVYDITSKPPGTIEWE from the coding sequence ATGCTACAAACATTACCAACGAAAGACATAATATATGTTTTAGATTTTGGCTCGCAATATTCGCATTTAATTACCAAGCGTATTCGCGAGGCCGGCGTTTTGGCTGAACTTGTTTCCCCCGATTTTCCCATAGACAAATTAGCGCAGAGTAAAGGCATCATTTTGTCGGGTGGACCGCAAAATCTGTCAGATAAAAGCGCTTTGCGGGTAAATAAAAAAATTTTTGATTTGGGAGTCCCAATTCTAGGAATTTGCTATGGCATGCAATTAACTGCATTTATGTTGGGAGGTACAGTAAAGGCTGGAAAAAAACGAGAATATGGCCCCGCGCAAATTACCATAAACAAACCCAGCAAAATTTTTATCGGCTTAAAGAAAATTCAAGATACTTGGATGTCCCATGGCGATTCTGTTATTAAGCTACCTAAAGGGTTTATGAAAATTGCCAGTTCGAATAATTGTTTAATTGCTTCAATGGCGGATGAAAAACGTAAAATTTATGGATTGCAGTTTCATCCAGAAGTACTGCATACTACTAACGGCCATATGATCATCATAAATTTTATTGAAATAACCGGAGTTAAGAGATCTTGGTTAATGGAGGATTTTATTAAGGAATCAATAAAAAATATTCGGAAACAAATTGGCAATGATCGAGCGGTTTGCGGACTCTCGGGCGGGGTCGATTCCGCGGTGGCTGCCACTATTGTTCATAGGGCCATTGGCAGAAATCTTACCTGCGTTTATGTGGATACTGGTCTTATGCGAGAAGGCGAAACTAGAGAGTTAAAAAAAGTTTTTAAAACTTACATGAAAATGAATTTGCGGATAGTGTATGCGGAAAAAGAATTTTTAGAGAAACTAAAGGGGGTAACAGATCCAGAAAAAAAGCGAAAGGTTATTGGAGAATTATTCATAAGAATTTTTGAAAGAGAAGCCAAGAAACTTTTTAAAACCAGATGGCTTGTTCAAGGCACTTTATATACTGATGCTGTTAGTTCGGGCGTAAGTTCCGGGGGAAAGCACACGGCAGTTATAAAATCCCATCATAATGTCGGCGGTCTGCCGGAAAAAATTGGCTTTAAATTAATTGAACCGTTGCGCGATCTATATAAATATGAAGTTCGTAAAATTGGGGACAAATTAGGTTTGCCAAAAAAAATAGTCTACCGTACTCCGTTCCCGGGGCCGGGATTAGCGATTAGAATTATTGGCGAGGTAACTAAAGAAAAATTAAAAATTTTAAGGCAGGCCGATGCCATTGTGTGTGGTGAAATTGAAAAAAGCGGAGAAAATAGCACTCAACATTTTGCGGTTTTGCCAACAATACGTTCTGTGGGCGTGCAAGGAGACGCCAGAAGTTATGGTTATCCTATTATTGTCAGGTCATTTACCACGAATGATTTTTTAACAGCTCAATGGGCATTTTTGTCTTATAAACTTTTAGCTAAAATTTCAACGCGCATTACTAATGAAGTTAAAGGAATTAA